One genomic segment of Pongo abelii isolate AG06213 chromosome 13, NHGRI_mPonAbe1-v2.0_pri, whole genome shotgun sequence includes these proteins:
- the TMEM252 gene encoding transmembrane protein 252 — MQNRTGLILCALALLMGFLMVCLGAFFISWGSIFDCQGSLIAAYLLLPLGFVILLSGIFWSNYRQVTESKGVLRHMLRQHLAHGALSVATVDRPDFYPPAYEESLEVEKQSCPAEREASGIPPPLYTETGLEFQDGNDSHPEAPPSYRESIASLVVTAISEDAQRRGQEC, encoded by the exons ATGCAGAACAGAACTGGCCTCATTCTCTGTGCTCTTGCCCTCCTGATGGGTTTCCTGATGGTCTGCCTGGGGGCCTTCTTCATTTCCTGGGGCTCCATATTCGACTGTCAGGGGAGCCTGATTGCTGCCTATTTGCTTCTGCCTCTGGGGTTTGTGATCCTTCTGAGTGGAATTTTCTGGAGCAACTACCGCCAGGTGACTGAAAGCAAAGGCGTGTTGAGGCACATGCTCCGACAACACCTTGCTCATGGGGCCCTGTCCGTGGCCACAGTAGACAG GCCAGACTTTTACCCTCCAGCTTATGAAGAGAGCCTTGAGGTGGAAAAGCAAAGCTGTCCTGCAGAGAGAGAGGCCTCTGGCATTCCTCCACCTCTATATACAGAGACGGGCCTGGAATTCCAGGATGGAAATGACTCCCACCCAGAGGCCCCACCATCTTATAGAGAGTCCATAGCCAGCCTGGTGGTGACAGCAATCTCAGAGGACGCCCAGAGGCGAGGCCAAGAGTGCTGA